The Candidatus Minimicrobia sp. QA0096 DNA segment CGGATGGGGAGAGTCGAACTCCCATCTCAACCTTGGGAAGGTCACATAATAGCCGCTATACGACACCCGCGCTCGATAGAATTATAACACCCTTGCCAGATGGCGACAACTTTAGTACAATTAAATAGCAAGTTTGTGGCTCTTTAGCTCAGTTGGTAGAGCAGAGGCCTGAAGAGCCTTGTGTCCCCAGTTCAAGTCTGGGAGGAGCCACCAAATATTGCATTTCATTCACGACTTTGTTACAATAAATCGTGAACAACATGCGGGTATAGCTCAGTTGTTAGAGCGCTTCCTTGCCATGGAAGAGGCCAGGAGTTAGAGTCTCCTTACCCGCACCAATTCGATATTTAGCCATCCGAATGGGTGGTTTTTTCGTATTTATACCCGCCAATATACAACAAAAGTGCTATAATAAAAGAGTCCAACCAACAATATAACATTTAGGGATTACCTAATATTTTTGGTATTCAAACCAGGAAAAACGGGCACTTGCTCGAAAGACATTTGGTTTGAATTCCGATTGTTGGTTGGACGCCTAGAGTAGGTGTCCGTTTTTTTATTACGGACAATAAATACTCACATAATAGCAACTAACTCAAAGGCGTCCATGAGTATAGAATCACTAGAAACAAATGTCATAATCCAAGGTGACTGCGTTGAAATACTAAAAACCATACCAGACAAATCAGTAGATTTAATTTTTGCCGACCCACCCTATAACCTGCAGCTCAAAGGTGACCTGTGGCGACCAAATAACACAAAAGTATCTGCAGTCAGTGATGACTGGGACAAATACGACAGTTTTGCAACTTACGACGATTTTACAACCAAATGGCTGACGGAGTGTCGGCGTGTGCTTAAAGACAATGGCACAATTTGGGTCATTGGAAGTTACCATAATATTTTCCGCGTTGGAAAAATCGTTCAAGACCTCGACTACTGGATTTTTAACGACATTCTTTGGATCAAAACAAACCCTATGCCGAACTTCAAGGGCACACGCTTTAATAACTCGCACGAAACACTCATATGGGCGGGTAAGTCCGAAAAGTCAAAGCCGACTTTCAACTACAAAACTATGAAAACATATAACGAAGATAAGCAAATGCGTAGCGATTGGTTTATTCCGATATGTAGCGGACAAGAACGCGTAAAAATTAATGGCGAAAAAGCACACTCGACGCAAAAACCACTTGCTTTACTCCGTCGAATTATCAATGCAACATCAAAGCCTGGCGATATTGTGCTTGACCCATTTCTCGGCAGTGGCACAACCGCAGTTGCCGCAAAAGAACTAGGGCGGCAATATATCGGTATTGAGCGTGACGATACCTATATTAAAGTTGCGAAGCAACGACTCGACAAAACAACACTGCTTGATGAAGCATTGGTATCAAGCAAGTTAGAGGCAAAAGCACCGCGCGTCGCCTTTGGCTTGCTGGTTGATATCGGACTTATCAAGAGTGGAACGATACTTACAAGTAAAGACGGTAAATACTCGGCGGCAGTTACCGTAAATGGCTCGCTAAAAAGTGGCGACATAGAGGGCTCTATTCATAAGGTCGGTGCAATTCTACAAAACCAACCGTCATGCAATGGATGGATGTTTTGGTATATGAATAATCTACCAATTGACAATATCCGTCAAAAGTATCTGGAGGAAAATCATGCTTGAATATGAGATTTTCAAAAATATTTTTAATGAAAAAATATTCGCAAAGTCAAAACCTGATTTGCTCAAGAAAGTCGCCGAGTACCCCGATAGATACGTGGGGCTATTCCGCCCGACCAAGCCAGAGGCAAAATTGCTACAAAACCTGTTGCAGTCAAATGAAATCCGTTTTGGCGACGCGTTCGAGGTGGCAATCAAGCAATACTTTATCAACGAGGGCTGGCAGCCGTTACCGCAAAAGATTACATCGAAAGAAGGTGACGCTCTCGACATAGATCAGTTGCTCGTCAAAGATGACAAAGTACTATTCATTGAGCAAAAGGTACGCGACGACCATGATTCAACCAAAAAACGTGGTCAGATTAGTAACTTTGAAAAGAAACTTGAGACACTTGTCGACATTTATGGTGATAGAGTAACGTGGGGATTTTTCTATTTCATTGACCCAAGCCTTGTCAAAAACCGAAACTTTTATCAGCCGGAGCTACAAAAACTGCAAGAATCGTGGGGTGTGCACTTGTCAGTGTCGTACGGACAAGACATGTTTAACCAGCTCGACTTATCTCATATTTGGCCTGACATCATGAATAATCTACAAAAATGGCGTCAAGACATACCAGACTTACCAAACGTCAATTTTGACAGTAGCCCCAAAGAATCTGCCGAAGAAATAAAAGATCTACCGCTACGCACATTCCGTAAGCTCTTTGATGATGAGCGAATTGTAAGCCAGATACTGCCCGTGTTGTTCCCGACCGGTGCAACGCTTGCGATACTTGAGCCATATTTTCGCGCACAAAACATAATGGTTACGCATAAAATAGCTGATTCAATACTTCTATATCTGCAATCATCGCCCACCAAAATATTGTTGTAAATCGCCCCACATCACGCCTGTTTAATTAAGCCGTAGTGCGACGAGTGTCCGCCAAATAGATTTTACTTTATCTTGATGTGCTTTGAGCCACGAAACGCTTTTTTGAGCATATTCTTCATCTCGCGCTCTGCGTAGTTCATTACCATTGCGTCAACCTGCTCTTTGTTTGCCGTATATATAAACATCAGTGGTTCGGCGGCGTGATGACAATTCTCACAGATGATGTCCTGCAGTTCACCAGTTTTGTCATCTTTAGCAATAGGCGCAAAGAACGATATAAGGCACTGCGGACACTGGAGTCTGTGGTTGCCATCCTTATCTGGGTCTGATGTGATCGTTAAGTCAGCCATAGCTAGTAGCTCCTCACTGCACAGTAGTTGAGCGAAAGACTATCACCCTTTGCGCGGTTGTTTTGCCATTGTAGCGGTTGCAAGTTAGTGATGACATCAGTACCTCCGAGCGATTTAGGTATGATATGGTCAATCTCCCAGCCACATCTACTTGTTGTATCTCCGTAACTCCCCCATTCAATGAGAGCACCACACACGTCGGCACGAACGTATGCAGAGTTATAGCCTTGTACTATACGTGCCTTATTCCATACGTCAATTTTTTGTTGTTCTGTATATTGTTTTTTGGTTAGTACTCGCAAAAGCGGAGTGTATTGATGATTGTATGCCATGATTTTTCTCCTTTTTTATATGGCTCAACATTGTTGTTGTGCTAGAATAGGAGTGTACGAGGGAAGCAAATCTTGCACACTGGTACTGGCGCGAGCCAGTACTTTTCCTATTCTAACGTTGTATTACGGACGGGTACCCTCCGCTTTGACGACCCGCCCACACAGCTCCACCGTTTGTGTTTTACAGGTTCGTATTCTCATTATATCACAACTGCACACTTATATGTCAACTATACAAACAAATAGTCGTAATATTGACATAGTTACGCGCGATGTAGTATACTGTACATATAAGAGAAAGGAAGCAAAATGACTCTTGAAAAGAATCTACGCGAACTCCGGGCGATCTACGGACTATCACAAGATGATGTGGCGAAAGCGATTGATGTGAGTCGCAGTAGTGTTGTAGCCACCGAAAAAGGCGAGCGTGAACTGAGTAGTGAAGAACTAGGTAAGCTTGCTGATTTTCTTGGTGTCGATATCATTGATCTTTTATCACAAGAAATCCCAAATTACGAGAAATACCGCGAAATGATAGTGGAAACGCTGCGTCGCTATACAGAATACGCAGGCAAAAGCGCAACGAAGACGCTACTCGCAAAACTTATCTACCTTGCAGACTTTGCATGGTATTATGAGCATTTGCAGCCGATGAGTGGCATGAAGTACCGTCGCTTGCAGTATGGTCCAGTACCCGACCAGTATTTTCGTATTGTTGATGAGCTTATTGATGAAGGTAAGGTATCACTCAAGGTTGGCGATGAGGCCCAGTGGCTCAATCTCACGCGATCTGCACAAGATACTCCACCTCAGCACCTCTCGACTAGTGAACTTGACTTGATTGATAAAATTGCACAAAAATGGAAAGATTCAAATACAAAAGAAATCGTACACTTTACACACACACAACTTCCTTGGCAAATCTGTAGGCAAAACGAATATATACCCTACGAGCTAATTACCCAGGAAGAGCCGAGCCGTGTTTACTGATAACTACCGTGTACTATTTGAAGATTACTCCGAACGCCACTACGCCAAAGCGTTCAAAAAGAATTATGGCAATCAATGGCTTGTAACACGCAAAGCGCTCGTAGCGCAGTTTGCACACATTGATCAGCTAGTGCTTAATGGAAGAACAAATCCTCCGATTCATCGAACTGACGACAATAAGGAATGGATTATCAAACATGAGTTTGTCATTGCGGGACGCAAACAATCTGCAAAAGACTCTGGAAACAGAGTGATTTTATATGTAAATCATAATGATCGCACCGTTCGTGTTTTACTGCTTTACCACAAGGGTTATCTGGGTAAATCTGCAAGTGAAACTGCTACTTGGCGAGGTATTATAAAACAAGAGTTTAAAGACTTATTGACTAGGTTTAGTCTTTAGGTTTTACCAATAACCTACGAGGTTAAGACACTTAAGCACGGCAGCTTTGCCACCTAAACGAAACACCAACACCTCTACTGTCATAACAGTAGTCGTCCCTGCCCAGAAAACACCTTTTTCAACTAAAAAATAAAAAAATCGGCAGGGAAAATTTCAAAAAGATAATTCAAAGGATTTTTCTAGTGGGACGAGCAGACGCTTGCGCTCGAACTAGGTCCGAGCTTTGGTGTATATTGCTGCCAATTAGATATTTAGCCATCCGAACGGGTGGTTTTTTCGTATTTATAACATTATTTATCGTCAACCTCTAACACATAAGTAAAGTATTGATAATCGTTTTGAAATTTTCTAGACTACGCCATTCAACACAGCCAGTCCTTAGATAGCTAATTACATTTGACATAATACCCCCAGGGGGTATATGATTATTTTATGGATACAGCAGACATCAAACGACGAGCCCTGCATCGCACAAAGATCATATTAGGACAAATGCGCGGACTCGAGAAACAAATTACCGACGACACGTATTGCATGGATGTTTTAACCCAAAGTCTAGCAATACAAAAATCATTGGCATCGCTTAATAAACTTATTCTGGAACGACATCTCCGCACGCACATTGCCGATAAAATGGCGTCCGGCGACAAAGCTCAACAAAGTAAAGCGATAGAAGAATTACTCAATCTATATGAATTAAATAATATAAGGACAAAATAATGAATCACGAATCTCATAATCATTGCAATACAAAAAATTCAATCAAACGTATGGCGCTATCGGCAAGTTTACACTGCCTGGCGGGATGTATGATCGGTGAGATGATCGGCGTTACCATCGGCACGCACGCTGGATTTGCGCCACATACTACGGTCATTCTGGCATCAGTCTTAGCTTTCATTTCCGGCTACACCGCGTCAATCATACCATTAGTACGCGCCAAATTATCGCTTATAAAATCCTTAAAGTTAGTTTTCGCCGCCGACACATTATCCATACTGTCAATGACCGTCGTAGACAACATAATTATGCTAATCATTCCGGGCGCCATGGATAAGAACTTAGCTCATCCGATTTATTGGGTTAGCCGAATAATCTGTATGCTAGCCGCGTTTGTCGTATCATATCCCGTCAATCTATATTTGCTACGTCGAGGTAAGGGTCACGCGTTGACTCATCATTATCATCACATGTAATTCATTTGCTTTGATTTTCTCTATCATCTCGCTTATACTTAGACCATGAAAACTTGGCAAGATGTCGCCTCTCTTTATCAAATTTATCCGCGCAGTTTTCTGGATACGAATGGCGATGGAATTGGCGATTTGAACGGCATTACCGAGAAGCTGGATTATTTATCATGGCTGGGTATCGATTCGATTTGGATCTCCCCATTCTTCGTATCGCCGCTGACCGACTTTGGCTATGATATCGCAAATTATCGAGCTATTGATCCGACTTTTGGTCAAATGGAAGATTTCCAAGCGTTACTTAAAAAGGCTCACGACCTCGACATTAAAGTTATGATCGACCTCGTTCCCTGTCACACTTCAGACCAACATCCGTGGTTTCAAGAATCTAGATCTTCACGCGACAATCCCAAGCGAGATTACTATATTTGGCGCGACG contains these protein-coding regions:
- a CDS encoding site-specific DNA-methyltransferase; this encodes MSIESLETNVIIQGDCVEILKTIPDKSVDLIFADPPYNLQLKGDLWRPNNTKVSAVSDDWDKYDSFATYDDFTTKWLTECRRVLKDNGTIWVIGSYHNIFRVGKIVQDLDYWIFNDILWIKTNPMPNFKGTRFNNSHETLIWAGKSEKSKPTFNYKTMKTYNEDKQMRSDWFIPICSGQERVKINGEKAHSTQKPLALLRRIINATSKPGDIVLDPFLGSGTTAVAAKELGRQYIGIERDDTYIKVAKQRLDKTTLLDEALVSSKLEAKAPRVAFGLLVDIGLIKSGTILTSKDGKYSAAVTVNGSLKSGDIEGSIHKVGAILQNQPSCNGWMFWYMNNLPIDNIRQKYLEENHA
- a CDS encoding HpyAIV family type II restriction enzyme — its product is MLEYEIFKNIFNEKIFAKSKPDLLKKVAEYPDRYVGLFRPTKPEAKLLQNLLQSNEIRFGDAFEVAIKQYFINEGWQPLPQKITSKEGDALDIDQLLVKDDKVLFIEQKVRDDHDSTKKRGQISNFEKKLETLVDIYGDRVTWGFFYFIDPSLVKNRNFYQPELQKLQESWGVHLSVSYGQDMFNQLDLSHIWPDIMNNLQKWRQDIPDLPNVNFDSSPKESAEEIKDLPLRTFRKLFDDERIVSQILPVLFPTGATLAILEPYFRAQNIMVTHKIADSILLYLQSSPTKILL
- a CDS encoding HNH endonuclease signature motif containing protein; the protein is MAYNHQYTPLLRVLTKKQYTEQQKIDVWNKARIVQGYNSAYVRADVCGALIEWGSYGDTTSRCGWEIDHIIPKSLGGTDVITNLQPLQWQNNRAKGDSLSLNYCAVRSY
- a CDS encoding type II toxin-antitoxin system antitoxin SocA domain-containing protein; its protein translation is MTLEKNLRELRAIYGLSQDDVAKAIDVSRSSVVATEKGERELSSEELGKLADFLGVDIIDLLSQEIPNYEKYREMIVETLRRYTEYAGKSATKTLLAKLIYLADFAWYYEHLQPMSGMKYRRLQYGPVPDQYFRIVDELIDEGKVSLKVGDEAQWLNLTRSAQDTPPQHLSTSELDLIDKIAQKWKDSNTKEIVHFTHTQLPWQICRQNEYIPYELITQEEPSRVY
- a CDS encoding metal-sensitive transcriptional regulator, with the translated sequence MDTADIKRRALHRTKIILGQMRGLEKQITDDTYCMDVLTQSLAIQKSLASLNKLILERHLRTHIADKMASGDKAQQSKAIEELLNLYELNNIRTK
- a CDS encoding DUF4396 domain-containing protein, with the translated sequence MALSASLHCLAGCMIGEMIGVTIGTHAGFAPHTTVILASVLAFISGYTASIIPLVRAKLSLIKSLKLVFAADTLSILSMTVVDNIIMLIIPGAMDKNLAHPIYWVSRIICMLAAFVVSYPVNLYLLRRGKGHALTHHYHHM